From the genome of Candidatus Latescibacter sp.:
GAACAGCGTGAGCGGGCAATGGGGCAGATAAACCTTTTCGGCGAGCTAGCCGGTACCGGCGCGGATATGTTCGATGCGGCGGAGCTTCCCAAGGTTCCCTCCTGGAATCGTTTGGAAAAGCTGGCCAAGGAAAAATCGGTGCTGGGCTTCTGGTTTTCCGGCCACCCGCTCGAAGGCTACCAGGACGAGTTGAAAGCTTTCGCCACCCCGTTCAAATTCCTGGTGACCAAAAAAGACCGCGACCCTGTGACCGTCGGGGGTGTGGTCACCTCCATCTCCCGCAAGACCAGCAAGAAGAACGACAAGCCGCTCCTCGTGGTAAGGCTCGAGGACCTGGAGGGCAGCGGTGAGGTCATTTTCATGAACGGCGCGTTCGATGACTGCAAGGATCAGCTTGCTGTGGATTCCATGATCCTTGTCGAGGGCGCTGTCTCCGCACGCAACGACCCGCCGAGCGTCTGGGCCAACAGTATCGAGGACCTCACGACTTCCCGTGAAAAACGCTCCAAGGGTATCACCATAACCCTCTCCACCCTGGATCTCACTCCGCACGACCTTGATACGGTGATCGACTCTTGCCGGAAATATCCGGGGAATCTTCCTCTCTCCATCAGGCTCTCCACCGAGACCACCGGCGATTACCGGGTGAAATGCAAAAAATTCACCGTTTCCCCGGACCGTCATCTCATACGGGAGCTGCGGGTGATACTTGGTAAGGAAAATGTGGCGCTGGGGTGAAAGACAAGGCACAAAGAAAAAGATTGTCTGAACCGGTGATTCGCGTGATTTAAATGATAAAAGATGAGGAAAAAAGGAAAAAGACAGAAGAAAAAAGACAAGAATATTTCAATCAGGATTACTACTTGTTTCTTCTGGAAATTAATACCGTTCTTATCTCCTCAGTACTGTAAATTCTCCCGATATCTGTATCCGCTATCCCTCTTTCGACAGAATCAAGAAAAGATTTTCTATATACCAGTTCGTCGTAGTCTTTTGGTGACAAGAGAACTCCGGCCGGTTTTATCCTTGTATCTTTTCCAAATGTCCAACACATTTCGTCGTTTTCTCTCCTTAGTTCCGGTTCAACCCCATTTCCCGACTAAGCAATTTCGACTTCCATCGCACTTCCATATTTTTGATATCGTCTGTCGTTGAAGCTGTTCCAGCAACTTCCAGGATCGACACTTGGTAGTCGCTGGCATCTCGACTTTTTAGGGCAACATCACCACCATGACCAGTTTGTACATAGACTTGCCACCGACCCCAGAAACCATCCTCGCCATATGCTGCGCCTACATACTGTTCTTTTGTCCTGGGGCATGTAAGTAGGTAGATTCCTTTTGAAGACCGGAAGGCTGTTACCCAGCCAGCAGGAAGCTTGTCAAGCTTTGAAAGAGACTCTATAAAGTTCAGAAAACCGGGGAATTCAGGTTCCTTAAACTCTGTGAGAAGTTTTGTAACACGCTTATTCTGCTTCTCAGCCCGTTGAATCCATGCGCGCTCTCCCTGACCCCAATCTATAAATAGCTTCCCAATGAGATCGCTGAGGTCGTTTTCCAGTATGAGATCGTAAACATCAAGGCTTCCTGCCTTGTCCATGCCCCCGTCTATATGGGGTTTTGGTGTGTCTATGTCTAAAAGTCCGCGATACTTCGCCCCATAGATTCCAACAAACATGGTCTCTTCGCTTGGTGTCACGACAAATGATGCCCAGTATGGCGCCTTGAACTTCTTACGGTTGTTTATGCTTTGTGTTGATTGATATAGATCAAACTGTTCGCGATTGTCACGCCATAATTCATATGGAGTGCGACCTTTTGTGGCCCGTTTGTCTTTGTGACGCAGAAGACGGACATCGCTCAAGCTCAGGCCAACCTCTAATAGAATAGTGTTAAACATGATAGGCATGATTGTCATTCTCCAATAGCCCAACATTGTTTATACGGATCGGCATAACACCCCAATACCGTTATACAATACATGTCCCTCTTGAATGATTTGAAAGACTATTTATCGATTGAATGATACTTTTCCCTCATTGAATTTGTGAATCAACATTGATATGAGGGATTGATAGGGCAGCCCCTCTTCAATTGCTTTAGCCTGAATTTTCTTTAAATCTCGTTCAGTCATTCGAATATTGATCCTTTTTTGTTTGTTCAGGCTAGAGCGTGCATACTCCTCGTATTGCTTTTTATCATTCTCAGTGAGATCAGAAACCCATTCTTCATTATCAAATGATTGCGACAATTCCAATTCGTCTTTATCCATAACATCAGTATTTTTCATTATTTACCCACCAATCTCTTCTCCCGGTTCTTGCTAAGATAACTGCAGGGCGAAGCTTAGAGTTTGTTAAATCTGAAAACGGAAACGGAACGAGAATTACTGCACCGACTGTAGGTGTTGCCACGCCGCTTCCTCCTCTGGTCTATCCCAATCCTCGGATAGCGCTGATTCACTCAAAAGTGCAGTTTCAGATACATCGGTAT
Proteins encoded in this window:
- a CDS encoding GIY-YIG nuclease family protein — protein: MPIMFNTILLEVGLSLSDVRLLRHKDKRATKGRTPYELWRDNREQFDLYQSTQSINNRKKFKAPYWASFVVTPSEETMFVGIYGAKYRGLLDIDTPKPHIDGGMDKAGSLDVYDLILENDLSDLIGKLFIDWGQGERAWIQRAEKQNKRVTKLLTEFKEPEFPGFLNFIESLSKLDKLPAGWVTAFRSSKGIYLLTCPRTKEQYVGAAYGEDGFWGRWQVYVQTGHGGDVALKSRDASDYQVSILEVAGTASTTDDIKNMEVRWKSKLLSREMGLNRN
- a CDS encoding antitoxin, with product MKNTDVMDKDELELSQSFDNEEWVSDLTENDKKQYEEYARSSLNKQKRINIRMTERDLKKIQAKAIEEGLPYQSLISMLIHKFNEGKVSFNR